In Porites lutea chromosome 1, jaPorLute2.1, whole genome shotgun sequence, a single genomic region encodes these proteins:
- the LOC140921817 gene encoding uncharacterized protein, which translates to MATLGSIEFLEDWNAYSERFEQYMIANEIKDEKKIVATFLTMIGSKTYNVLRDLLAPEKPSAVRLEDLVQTLRDHYEPKPIVIAERFHFHKREQHEGEGVAAYSAALKKCLEEALCDRFVCGLRNKQTLLAEKALTRKTALEIALAMAVADKQANNFRNPPEDFSVNYVKQSHLQKATKQRKPCFRCGGDHIPQKCPFKHEDCRNCNSKGHIAKVCKKKAPASRPEQNWRKQPVRYLELDHPVPNNHDDGFKLFQISEEKPEPSIIIPVKVNGEECSKELDTGATISITSEEAWRKRFPTAPLEESQIKLRTYTGEALDIIRQAIVQVTYQHQIANLPLQIIKGKGPSLFGRNWLRNIKLNWGSIEKISCDLDNVLAKHKSVFNDELGTRQGTKAKLFVKPDSKPKFFKLSPVPHALKDLWGLQSYCQFCVGRRPTCPAKP; encoded by the coding sequence ATGGCCACTCTCGGATCAATAGAATTTTTAGAAGACTGGAATGCTTATAGTGAGCGATTTGAGCAATACATGATTGCTAACGAAATCAAAGACGAGAAGAAAATAGTTGCAACATTCCTTACGATGATAGGAAGCAAGACATACAATGTATTGCGGGATTTACTTGCCCCAGAGAAGCCATCTGCTGTCAGGCTTGAAGATTTGGTGCAAACTTTAAGGGATCACTACGAACCGAAACCAATTGTGATCGCCGAACGATTTCACTTCCACAAACGTGAACAACACGAGGGAGAAGGGGTGGCAGCGTACAGTGCAGCCCTTAAGAAATGCTTAGAAGAAGCACTTTGTGACCGTTTTGTCTGTGGATTAAGAAACAAGCAGACACTTTTAGCAGAAAAAGCGCTTACACGGAAGACAGCCTTAGAAATTGCATTGGCAATGGCAGTTGCAGATAAGCAAGCCAACAATTTCAGGAATCCACCAGAAGACTTTAGCGTAAATTATGTGAAACAATCGCATCTACAAAAGGCAACCAAACAAAGAAAGCCGTGCTTTCGTTGTGGCGGAGACCACATCCCGCAAAAATGTCCATTCAAACATGAAGATTGTCGGAACTGCAACTCAAAAGGGCACATCGCCAAagtttgtaaaaagaaagcaCCCGCTTCACGTCCAGAGCAGAATTGGAGGAAACAGCCAGTTCGGTACTTGGAACTTGACCACCCGGTTCCAAACAATCATGATGACGGATTCAAACTGTTTCAAATAAGTGAAGAGAAGCCTGAACCATCCATCATAATTCCAGTGAAGGTGAACGGCGAAGAATGCTCCAAGGAATTGGACACTGGTGCAACCATCTCGATCACGTCTGAGGAGGCTTGGAGAAAAAGATTCCCAACAGCTCCACTTGAAGAGTCACAAATCAAACTTCGCACTTATACTGGAGAAGCCCTCGACATCATCAGGCAAGCTATTGTGCAAGTCACATATCAACACCAGATCGCCAATCTACCGCTTCAGATCATCAAAGGAAAAGGACCAAGCCTATTTGGAAGAAACTGGCTTAGGAACATTAAGTTGAACTGGGGGTCAATTGAGAAGATAAGTTGTGACCTAGATAATGTATTAGCTAAGCATAAATCAGTATTCAATGACGAATTAGGTACGAGGCAAGGTACTAAGGCTAAATTGTTTGTCAAGCCTGACTCAaaaccaaaatttttcaaactgagCCCAGTTCCGCATGCTTTAAAGGATTTGTGGGGATTACAAAGTTACTGTCAATTCTGTGTTGGAAGAAGACCAACATGCCCTGCCAAACCCTGA